The Bacteroidales bacterium genome includes a region encoding these proteins:
- a CDS encoding acetyl-CoA carboxylase carboxyltransferase subunit alpha gives MILLDFEEPIGILQEQLEKAKDIGEQSGVDVSQTIKDLENKINKTRKNIYSRLTPWQRVQVSRHPERPYTLSYIKELTDGDFIELHGDRGVKDDKAMIGGFGTLNGETVMFIGQQKGFDTKSRQYRNFGMANPEGYRKALRLMKLAEKFNKPIITIIDTPGAYPGLEAEERGQGEAIARNIYEMFRLKVPVICVIIGEGASGGAIGIGVGDKVLMLENTWYSVISPESCSSILWRSWDHKEKAADALKLTSEDMLANGLVDGIIEEPLGGAHVNPEKIYKTVKYTLIKELAELKKMDAEERIEKRMQKYINIGVYNE, from the coding sequence ATGATTTTACTTGATTTTGAAGAACCTATCGGAATATTGCAAGAGCAACTGGAAAAAGCAAAAGACATAGGAGAGCAATCCGGTGTTGATGTTTCTCAAACTATTAAAGATTTGGAAAACAAAATTAATAAAACCAGAAAAAATATTTACTCAAGATTAACACCTTGGCAAAGGGTACAGGTATCGCGTCATCCTGAAAGACCTTATACTCTTTCTTATATCAAGGAACTGACAGATGGTGATTTTATTGAACTGCACGGAGACAGAGGCGTTAAAGACGATAAGGCAATGATTGGCGGTTTCGGAACATTAAACGGTGAAACAGTCATGTTTATCGGACAGCAAAAAGGCTTTGATACTAAAAGTCGCCAGTACCGTAATTTCGGAATGGCAAACCCCGAAGGCTATCGAAAAGCATTGCGTTTAATGAAATTAGCCGAGAAATTTAACAAACCTATTATTACAATTATTGATACACCCGGAGCCTATCCCGGGCTTGAGGCAGAAGAACGAGGTCAAGGAGAAGCCATTGCCAGAAATATTTATGAAATGTTTCGTTTAAAAGTACCTGTAATTTGTGTTATTATAGGCGAAGGTGCATCAGGCGGAGCAATAGGTATTGGTGTAGGCGATAAAGTTTTAATGCTTGAAAATACTTGGTATTCCGTAATTTCTCCTGAGTCATGCTCTTCTATTTTATGGCGATCGTGGGATCATAAAGAGAAAGCAGCTGATGCTTTAAAATTGACTTCAGAAGATATGTTGGCAAACGGGTTGGTTGACGGAATTATAGAAGAACCTCTCGGCGGTGCACATGTTAATCCCGAAAAAATATACAAAACAGTTAAATATACATTAATTAAAGAATTAGCAGAATTGAAAAAAATGGATGCAGAAGAACGTATTGAAAAAAGAATGCAAAAATATATTAATATCGGCGTTTATAATGAATAG
- a CDS encoding proline dehydrogenase family protein, with amino-acid sequence MNIDFKNTEVAFISKSDKDLKKAKFLYKVMASPFVTKAAKVLTQFAMSIRFPVNWIVKPTIYNLFVGGETIDECTDSVKVLSKHNVKAILDYSVEGKESIEDINKAMEETLNSIKNAGNNSNIPFAVFKPTAFTTSNVLTKVSAGEELTEEEKKEAQNFKDRVNKLCKAAFDLDIPILIDAEDSWYQKFIDETTEEMMQLYNKEKAIVYNTWQMYRKDRLEHLEQTYKKAVEGDYFLGAKFVRGAYMEKERERAEKMGYESPICDDKDATDKSYNDALRYSFEHRDVISIFNGTHNDESTLLLAELMEKENIDKDDKRFWFSQLYGMSDNISFNMAKAGYNVAKYLPFGPVKHVLPYLFRRAEENTSVKGQTSRELALIATEIKRRKTK; translated from the coding sequence ATGAATATCGATTTTAAAAACACAGAAGTTGCTTTTATCTCAAAATCAGATAAAGATTTAAAAAAAGCAAAATTTTTATATAAAGTAATGGCAAGTCCTTTTGTTACTAAAGCTGCCAAGGTGTTAACACAATTTGCAATGTCAATAAGGTTTCCTGTAAACTGGATTGTTAAACCTACAATTTACAACCTTTTTGTAGGCGGTGAAACAATTGATGAATGTACAGATTCTGTTAAAGTTTTATCAAAGCATAATGTTAAAGCAATTCTAGACTATTCTGTTGAAGGAAAAGAATCAATAGAAGATATTAATAAAGCTATGGAGGAAACTTTAAATTCAATCAAAAATGCAGGTAATAATTCAAATATTCCGTTTGCTGTTTTTAAACCTACGGCTTTTACTACTTCTAATGTACTGACAAAAGTAAGTGCCGGAGAAGAATTAACGGAGGAAGAAAAAAAAGAAGCTCAAAATTTCAAAGACAGAGTAAATAAGCTTTGTAAAGCCGCTTTCGATTTAGACATTCCGATACTGATTGATGCGGAAGACTCTTGGTATCAGAAGTTTATAGATGAAACAACTGAAGAAATGATGCAGTTGTATAACAAAGAAAAAGCAATTGTTTATAATACATGGCAAATGTACAGAAAAGACAGATTAGAACATTTGGAACAAACTTATAAAAAAGCAGTTGAAGGAGATTATTTTCTCGGTGCAAAGTTTGTGCGAGGGGCGTATATGGAAAAAGAAAGAGAAAGAGCAGAAAAAATGGGTTATGAATCTCCTATTTGTGATGATAAAGATGCAACTGATAAGTCGTATAATGATGCTTTAAGATATTCTTTTGAACACAGAGATGTTATTTCTATATTTAACGGAACGCATAATGATGAGAGCACTTTACTTTTAGCAGAATTAATGGAAAAAGAAAACATAGATAAGGATGACAAAAGATTTTGGTTCTCGCAATTATACGGAATGAGTGATAATATCAGTTTTAATATGGCAAAAGCCGGCTATAATGTTGCAAAATATCTTCCTTTCGGACCCGTTAAACATGTTTTACCTTATTTATTCAGAAGAGCCGAAGAAAATACTTCTGTTAAAGGACAAACAAGCAGAGAATTAGCACTTATAGCAACAGAAATAAAAAGAAGAAAAACTAAGTAA
- a CDS encoding asparagine synthetase B has translation MKLKTLFILVIVLVISFSVNLTANTILIPMDESQKDHLKAYGITYWVLENGLEANWLLNYRGGSFSFDYVKDIADECTIRGVSFEIVSDAEISIIYNRIASPEVNQDKIKLEKPPKIAVYSPDGKQPWDDAVTLVLAYAEIPYDRIYDKEIVNGELSKYDWLHLHHEDFTGQYGKFYGAYRHAPWYKEAQKKAEADAATLGFNKVSKLKLFVAKRIKEYVFSGGFLFAMCSATDSYDISLAAENTDICETMFDGDSADPNCQKKLDYSKTLAFKDFTLVKNPFEYEFSDIDATQQRGNVSEDNDFFTLFEYSAKWDPIPTMLCQNHTKIIHGFMGQTTSFRKKFIKSEVLIMGELKSKDEARYIHSEFGQGTWTFYGGHDPEDYRHYVGDPKTELKLHPNSAGYRLILNNILFPAAKKKKKKT, from the coding sequence ATGAAATTAAAAACTTTATTCATATTAGTCATTGTTTTAGTGATTAGTTTTTCTGTAAATCTTACAGCAAACACCATATTGATTCCTATGGATGAAAGCCAAAAAGACCACTTAAAAGCATACGGAATAACATACTGGGTTTTGGAAAACGGATTAGAAGCAAATTGGTTGCTGAATTACAGAGGAGGAAGCTTCAGCTTTGATTATGTAAAAGATATTGCAGATGAATGTACTATAAGAGGTGTAAGTTTTGAGATAGTCAGTGATGCCGAGATTTCTATTATTTATAACAGAATAGCAAGTCCGGAAGTAAATCAAGATAAAATTAAGTTAGAAAAACCCCCTAAAATTGCGGTTTATTCTCCCGACGGAAAACAGCCTTGGGATGATGCGGTTACATTAGTTTTAGCTTATGCCGAAATTCCGTACGACAGAATATACGATAAAGAAATTGTAAACGGAGAACTTTCAAAATATGACTGGTTACATCTTCATCATGAAGATTTTACGGGACAATACGGTAAATTTTACGGTGCATATCGACATGCTCCCTGGTATAAGGAAGCACAAAAGAAAGCGGAAGCAGATGCGGCAACATTAGGGTTTAATAAAGTATCAAAATTAAAATTATTTGTTGCAAAACGAATTAAAGAATATGTTTTCAGCGGCGGATTTTTATTTGCAATGTGCTCGGCAACAGATTCGTATGACATTTCCCTCGCAGCAGAAAATACAGATATTTGCGAAACTATGTTTGACGGAGATTCCGCCGACCCTAATTGTCAAAAAAAACTTGATTATTCAAAAACATTAGCATTTAAAGACTTTACTTTGGTTAAAAATCCTTTTGAATATGAATTTTCAGATATAGATGCCACACAACAAAGAGGAAACGTCAGTGAAGATAATGATTTTTTTACGTTGTTTGAGTATTCTGCAAAATGGGATCCGATTCCTACGATGCTATGTCAAAATCATACAAAAATAATTCACGGATTTATGGGGCAAACAACTTCATTCCGAAAGAAATTCATAAAGTCTGAAGTTCTTATTATGGGAGAATTGAAATCTAAAGATGAGGCACGATACATTCATTCGGAATTCGGACAAGGAACATGGACTTTTTACGGAGGTCATGATCCTGAGGATTACAGACATTATGTAGGTGATCCTAAAACTGAGTTAAAACTGCACCCTAACTCGGCAGGCTATCGTTTGATATTAAATAATATTCTTTTTCCGGCTGCTAAAAAGAAGAAAAAGAAAACATAG
- the dnaB gene encoding replicative DNA helicase gives MAKQTFKTYNKKNPVFEINNQLGKLPPQATDIEMDVLGGLLLERGKDIVVLDILKPESFYKTEHQKIFQAIYDLSVDHQPIDYHTVIERLKKNGTLEEVGGPGFVVSLSQRVGSAAHIEYHSKIIAEKYIQRELIRVSSEIQSRSYDDSEDVDDLLEFSQQQIFELALGSIKKDAIRIDSLLDDAIQQIEDAKNREDGLSGVPSGYSSLDRITSGWQNSDLVIIAARPSMGKTAFVLSMARNMTVNHNKTVAFFSLEMSSLQLVTRLISSETELGSEKLRSGNLKDYEWQQLEDKITNLEKARLFIDDTPAISLFELRSKLRKLKTREHIDLVVIDYLQLMTGPQETKGNREQEVSTISRGLKAIAKELNLPIIALSQLNRSVEMRSGMKRPQLSDLRESGAIEQDADIVMFIHRPEKMGLTEDEAGNSTKGLAEIIIAKHRNGAIADVQLRFREEFARFEELNESFLSPLEEASGNGSVSFESKMNDDEDDGYFNNFAKNDNSDNNDGDAPF, from the coding sequence ATGGCCAAACAAACATTCAAAACCTATAATAAAAAAAATCCTGTTTTTGAGATTAACAATCAATTAGGAAAATTACCGCCGCAAGCAACAGATATTGAAATGGATGTTCTCGGAGGTTTGCTCTTGGAAAGAGGGAAAGATATTGTTGTTCTTGATATTTTAAAACCTGAGAGCTTTTATAAAACCGAACATCAAAAAATATTTCAAGCAATTTATGATTTATCTGTTGATCACCAGCCGATTGATTATCATACCGTAATTGAAAGATTAAAAAAGAACGGAACATTAGAAGAGGTCGGCGGTCCGGGTTTTGTCGTAAGCTTATCACAGCGAGTCGGGTCAGCAGCACATATCGAATACCATTCAAAAATTATTGCTGAAAAATACATTCAACGAGAATTGATAAGAGTCAGTTCGGAAATTCAATCTAGGTCTTATGATGATTCTGAAGATGTTGATGATTTGCTTGAGTTTTCTCAGCAACAAATTTTTGAATTAGCACTGGGCAGTATAAAAAAAGATGCCATAAGAATTGATTCACTATTAGATGATGCCATACAGCAAATCGAAGATGCGAAAAACAGAGAGGATGGTTTAAGCGGTGTGCCTTCGGGCTATTCGAGTCTCGACAGAATAACATCCGGTTGGCAAAATTCAGATTTGGTAATTATTGCAGCTCGTCCTTCCATGGGTAAAACGGCATTTGTGCTTTCAATGGCTCGAAATATGACTGTTAATCACAATAAAACTGTTGCTTTTTTTTCATTAGAGATGTCATCTTTGCAGTTGGTTACAAGATTAATCTCTTCGGAAACGGAATTGGGAAGCGAGAAACTGCGGAGCGGAAATCTAAAAGATTACGAATGGCAACAATTGGAAGATAAAATCACTAATCTGGAGAAAGCTCGACTTTTTATTGACGATACTCCGGCAATCAGTTTATTTGAGTTGAGATCGAAATTAAGAAAATTAAAAACACGTGAACATATTGACTTGGTTGTAATTGATTATTTACAACTAATGACCGGCCCGCAAGAAACAAAAGGCAACAGAGAGCAGGAAGTCAGTACAATTTCAAGAGGTTTAAAAGCAATTGCCAAAGAATTAAATTTGCCGATTATTGCTTTATCTCAGTTAAATCGTTCGGTTGAGATGCGTTCCGGAATGAAAAGACCCCAGTTGTCTGACCTTCGAGAATCCGGTGCCATTGAGCAAGATGCCGATATCGTTATGTTTATACACAGACCGGAGAAAATGGGTTTAACAGAAGACGAAGCCGGAAATTCAACAAAAGGTTTGGCGGAAATTATTATTGCAAAACACAGGAACGGTGCTATAGCTGATGTTCAATTAAGGTTCAGAGAAGAATTTGCTCGTTTTGAAGAACTTAACGAAAGTTTTTTATCTCCCTTAGAGGAAGCATCCGGAAACGGAAGTGTATCATTCGAATCCAAAATGAATGATGATGAAGATGACGGTTATTTTAACAACTTTGCCAAGAATGATAATTCTGACAATAATGACGGAGATGCTCCGTTTTAA
- a CDS encoding 1-deoxy-D-xylulose-5-phosphate reductoisomerase: MKKIAILGSTGSIGTQTLEVIKNNSKYFSVEVLTANNNADELIKQAVEFKPNAVVIANEDNYKKVSGALSKYPIKVFAGNKSIEQIVESSEIDIVLTAMVGFSGLLPTINAIKAKKNIALANKETLVVAGDIISSLIKENNVSIYPVDSEHSAIFQCLAGEFNNEIEKIYLTASGGPFRTKSLHELKKVTKQQALKHPNWDMGAKITIDSASMMNKGLEAIEAKWLFNLKPEQIDIIVHPQSIIHSIVQFTDGSMKAQMGLPDMKLPIQYALTYPGRIKNNFKRFNFLDYPELTFEKPDLIKFRNIQIAYDAMNKGGNTACVMNAANEIAVDGFLKEKINFLEIPEIIEKTINKINFVDFPSLNDYIECDKEARIISKELINNIKKI, encoded by the coding sequence ATGAAAAAAATTGCAATACTCGGCTCAACAGGTTCTATCGGAACACAAACGCTTGAAGTTATTAAAAATAATTCGAAATATTTTTCCGTTGAAGTTTTAACAGCAAATAATAATGCTGATGAACTTATAAAACAAGCTGTTGAATTCAAACCTAATGCAGTTGTAATTGCAAATGAAGATAATTATAAAAAAGTTTCCGGTGCACTTTCAAAATATCCGATTAAAGTTTTTGCCGGCAATAAATCTATTGAGCAAATTGTAGAATCATCAGAAATTGATATCGTATTAACTGCAATGGTCGGCTTTTCAGGTCTTTTACCCACAATAAATGCAATAAAAGCAAAAAAAAACATTGCCCTTGCAAATAAAGAAACATTAGTTGTTGCAGGCGACATTATTTCAAGTTTAATAAAAGAAAACAATGTAAGCATTTATCCTGTCGATTCGGAACATTCTGCAATCTTTCAATGCTTGGCGGGAGAATTTAATAATGAAATTGAAAAAATATATTTAACTGCATCCGGCGGTCCTTTCAGAACAAAAAGTTTACATGAACTAAAAAAAGTAACAAAACAACAAGCTCTTAAACATCCGAATTGGGATATGGGAGCAAAAATCACTATTGATTCGGCAAGCATGATGAATAAAGGCTTGGAAGCAATTGAAGCAAAATGGCTTTTCAATTTAAAACCTGAACAAATTGATATAATCGTTCATCCGCAATCTATAATTCATTCTATCGTGCAATTTACTGACGGTTCTATGAAAGCTCAAATGGGATTGCCTGATATGAAACTTCCCATTCAATATGCATTAACTTATCCCGGCAGAATAAAAAATAATTTTAAACGTTTCAACTTCTTAGATTATCCTGAATTAACATTTGAAAAACCTGATTTAATAAAATTCAGAAATATTCAAATTGCTTATGATGCAATGAACAAAGGCGGAAATACAGCTTGTGTAATGAATGCGGCAAATGAAATTGCAGTTGACGGTTTTCTTAAAGAAAAAATTAATTTCTTAGAAATTCCGGAAATTATTGAAAAAACAATTAATAAAATTAATTTTGTCGACTTTCCGTCATTAAATGATTATATTGAATGTGATAAGGAAGCAAGAATTATTTCAAAAGAATTAATTAATAACATAAAGAAAATTTAA
- a CDS encoding M23 family metallopeptidase has protein sequence MEELNKKQKRKLHLSIFDAHTFEEVKSLKFSRPLIFSLIGASILIIFGLVFLLLVYTPLNLLIPSKASLEAKNSVIETSLMIDSLERKIISEETYLTQIKNIIQGKIAADTFNVEKLYNDSSIVISKSEFGNSNLDSIIRAELEETEAGVIGEQIKEIKETLKNLHFIVPLKGLVSNEFDAKKSHFGIDIVPGNDETVLAALSGTVILSTWSVETGYIIGIQHNWNLLSLYKHNSVLLKKVGDRVKSGESIAIVGNSGEQTSGKHLHFELWHNGTPTNPRDYITF, from the coding sequence ATGGAAGAACTTAATAAAAAGCAAAAAAGAAAATTACATCTTTCAATCTTTGATGCTCATACTTTTGAAGAAGTCAAATCATTAAAATTTTCAAGACCGCTAATATTCTCATTGATAGGTGCGAGTATTTTAATTATATTCGGTTTAGTTTTTTTACTTCTGGTTTACACGCCGCTTAATTTGTTAATACCTTCAAAAGCAAGCTTGGAAGCAAAAAACAGTGTAATAGAAACATCATTAATGATTGACAGCCTCGAAAGAAAAATTATTTCGGAAGAAACATATCTAACACAAATAAAAAATATTATTCAAGGAAAAATTGCTGCCGATACTTTTAATGTAGAAAAACTATATAACGATTCATCAATTGTAATCTCAAAATCGGAGTTCGGAAACTCAAATTTAGATTCAATTATCAGAGCTGAACTTGAAGAAACAGAAGCCGGAGTTATAGGAGAACAAATAAAAGAAATAAAAGAAACGTTAAAAAATTTGCATTTTATTGTTCCTTTGAAAGGATTGGTAAGTAACGAATTTGATGCAAAAAAATCACACTTCGGAATTGATATAGTTCCCGGAAATGACGAAACTGTTCTTGCAGCATTATCAGGTACGGTTATTTTATCAACATGGAGTGTTGAAACCGGCTACATAATAGGCATTCAACATAATTGGAATCTGCTTTCTCTTTATAAACATAATTCAGTATTATTAAAAAAAGTAGGTGACAGAGTAAAATCGGGAGAATCAATTGCAATTGTCGGAAATTCGGGGGAACAAACAAGCGGCAAACATCTTCATTTCGAATTGTGGCATAACGGAACACCTACAAACCCGAGAGATTATATTACATTCTGA
- the ispE gene encoding 4-(cytidine 5'-diphospho)-2-C-methyl-D-erythritol kinase has protein sequence MLIFPNTKINIGLNITEKRADGFHNIETIFFPVSLSDILEFVETKKNTVFTNTGIVVDSSEFDNLVLKAYKLLKLDFKLPPLNIHLHKIVPLGAGLGGGSSDASFMLKALNNCFKLNLSGKELINYAQKLGSDCPFFIKNNPVFAEGTGNIFTNIELDLSSYYILLVKPDIHISTKDAFSNIKPHKPKKPLTELIKQPINKWEKIIKNDFETSIFKIYPEIKKIKDTLYDIGAIYAQLSGSGATVYGIFKNEPETNNLFKKHFLYLQKPL, from the coding sequence ATGCTGATTTTCCCGAATACAAAAATAAATATAGGACTGAATATTACAGAAAAAAGAGCCGACGGATTTCATAATATAGAAACTATTTTCTTTCCTGTTTCATTATCTGATATTTTAGAATTTGTTGAAACTAAAAAAAATACGGTATTTACAAACACAGGAATAGTAGTTGATTCTTCAGAATTTGATAACCTTGTATTGAAAGCATATAAACTTTTGAAACTTGATTTTAAGCTTCCGCCGTTAAATATACACCTGCATAAAATTGTACCCCTCGGTGCAGGCCTCGGGGGAGGTTCTTCTGATGCAAGCTTTATGTTAAAAGCATTAAATAATTGTTTTAAATTAAACTTATCCGGTAAAGAATTAATCAATTATGCTCAAAAATTAGGCAGCGACTGTCCTTTTTTCATAAAAAATAACCCCGTTTTTGCAGAAGGTACAGGCAATATTTTCACAAATATTGAATTAGACTTAAGTTCTTATTATATTTTACTTGTAAAGCCTGATATTCACATCAGTACAAAAGATGCATTTTCAAATATAAAACCGCATAAACCTAAAAAACCATTAACTGAACTTATAAAACAACCAATTAATAAATGGGAAAAAATAATAAAAAATGATTTTGAAACAAGCATTTTTAAAATTTATCCCGAAATAAAAAAAATAAAAGACACCTTATATGATATTGGAGCAATTTATGCACAATTGAGCGGCAGCGGGGCTACAGTTTACGGTATATTTAAAAATGAACCGGAAACAAATAATCTCTTTAAAAAACACTTTTTATACCTGCAAAAACCTTTATAA
- a CDS encoding PorP/SprF family type IX secretion system membrane protein produces the protein MKKIVGLLLILLLILQTGKSQISHYSQFYSTPMTIAPSFAGLTEASRLSLNYRDQWPAIPGVFRTYSMGLDHYFERAKSGLGLLVFRDVAGEGDLGLTEAGLLYSYKIKVGQKRGNINNEWFLRPGIQFKYSQRSVNFDALIFGDQILGGQGTSVEPTPLLKKSYIDFSASLMGYTDLYWAGFAVDHLLRPTQSLYGYNDRLNMKFSLFGGAKVMLGSQRNRRVRYDREGENVTFAVNYQYWDKFDQLDIGAYWTHDPIILGAWFRGIPVVDKQTKSFNNIDAIIVLFGLKVTPNLKIGYSYDMTIIRNLFSHTGGAHEISLVYEFNKGLSSRYKHTIIPCPSF, from the coding sequence TTGAAAAAAATAGTCGGATTATTATTAATTTTGCTGTTAATATTGCAAACAGGGAAATCGCAGATTTCCCATTACTCGCAGTTTTATTCTACACCGATGACAATTGCTCCGTCATTTGCAGGTTTAACTGAGGCCAGTAGGCTATCTTTAAATTACAGGGATCAATGGCCTGCAATACCGGGTGTTTTCAGAACATATTCTATGGGGTTAGACCATTATTTTGAAAGAGCAAAAAGCGGTCTTGGTCTTTTAGTTTTCAGAGATGTTGCAGGAGAAGGTGATTTAGGGCTTACAGAAGCCGGGTTACTTTATTCTTATAAAATAAAAGTGGGGCAAAAAAGAGGTAATATTAATAACGAATGGTTCTTAAGACCGGGGATTCAATTTAAATATTCTCAACGTTCCGTAAATTTTGATGCTCTTATTTTCGGCGACCAAATTTTAGGCGGACAAGGAACTTCGGTTGAACCGACACCTTTGTTGAAAAAATCTTACATTGATTTTTCTGCATCTTTAATGGGGTACACAGATTTGTACTGGGCAGGATTTGCCGTTGATCATTTATTAAGACCTACACAATCATTATACGGTTATAATGACCGACTTAATATGAAATTTTCATTATTCGGAGGTGCAAAAGTAATGTTAGGTTCTCAAAGGAACAGAAGGGTAAGATATGACAGAGAAGGGGAAAATGTTACTTTCGCCGTAAACTATCAATATTGGGATAAATTCGACCAATTAGATATCGGCGCCTATTGGACACATGACCCTATTATTTTAGGTGCTTGGTTCAGAGGGATCCCGGTTGTTGACAAACAAACAAAAAGTTTTAATAATATTGATGCAATAATTGTTTTATTCGGACTTAAAGTTACTCCGAATTTAAAAATAGGATACAGTTATGATATGACTATTATACGAAATCTTTTCAGTCATACAGGCGGTGCTCACGAAATTTCATTAGTCTATGAATTTAACAAAGGATTAAGCAGCAGGTATAAACACACAATTATTCCTTGTCCTAGTTTTTAA
- the aroB gene encoding 3-dehydroquinate synthase codes for MQKNNDIIHINDINTELTHIFKKYEKEKIFLLTDSNCNKYCLPLLSENFLEKADIIKIKNGESSKNIETLQFVWDFLIKHNASRNSLLINLGGGVITDIGGFAASTYKRGMNFINIPTSLLAQVDASIGGKTGINYNGLKNEIGVINLPEKVIISSSFLKTLKKTELLSGFAEMIKHSLIYDKTHYYELKEFYFNDFKTGEIEKINNLIAKSVKIKEHFIKNDIDDKGIRQILNFGHTFGHALESYFIENEKTTLKHGYAVAYGMICELYISVKKLKFPEHDFNDIYTFILGVFGKISIKPENFEVFFQYMKHDKKNNFGEINCVLIDEFNKASTGNKISKEDMIEALNFLNKK; via the coding sequence ATGCAAAAAAATAATGATATAATTCATATAAATGATATAAATACAGAATTAACACATATTTTTAAGAAATATGAAAAAGAAAAAATATTTCTGTTAACCGACAGCAATTGTAATAAATACTGTTTGCCTCTGTTATCGGAAAACTTTCTTGAAAAAGCAGATATAATAAAAATAAAAAACGGAGAAAGTTCAAAGAACATTGAAACATTACAATTTGTTTGGGATTTTTTAATAAAGCATAATGCAAGCCGAAATTCATTATTGATAAACTTAGGCGGCGGAGTAATAACAGACATAGGAGGTTTTGCAGCTTCAACTTATAAAAGAGGGATGAATTTTATAAACATTCCCACAAGCCTTCTTGCTCAGGTAGATGCATCAATAGGCGGAAAAACCGGAATAAACTATAACGGTCTTAAAAATGAAATTGGTGTAATTAACCTTCCGGAGAAAGTTATTATAAGTTCTTCTTTTTTAAAAACTTTGAAAAAAACAGAGCTTTTATCGGGTTTTGCCGAAATGATAAAACACAGCTTAATTTATGACAAAACCCACTATTATGAATTGAAGGAGTTTTACTTTAATGATTTTAAAACCGGAGAAATTGAAAAAATCAATAATTTAATTGCTAAATCCGTCAAGATAAAAGAGCATTTCATCAAAAATGATATTGATGACAAAGGAATAAGACAAATATTAAATTTCGGGCATACATTCGGGCATGCATTAGAAAGTTATTTTATTGAAAATGAAAAAACTACATTAAAACACGGATATGCTGTTGCATACGGGATGATTTGCGAATTATACATTTCCGTAAAAAAATTAAAGTTCCCTGAACATGATTTTAATGACATTTATACATTTATTTTAGGGGTTTTCGGAAAAATAAGTATCAAACCTGAAAATTTTGAAGTTTTTTTTCAATATATGAAACATGATAAAAAGAACAATTTCGGAGAAATTAATTGTGTGCTTATTGATGAATTCAATAAAGCCTCAACCGGCAATAAAATTAGCAAAGAGGACATGATAGAGGCACTTAATTTTCTTAATAAAAAATAG